A DNA window from Zingiber officinale cultivar Zhangliang chromosome 3A, Zo_v1.1, whole genome shotgun sequence contains the following coding sequences:
- the LOC122053770 gene encoding transcription factor CYCLOIDEA-like: MKMPPYPLQSSTLDPEKSFSPNQQVVFSTSPSTLNLSPYPYPHPYCFSSISSPSFSDLSTSNYDSLLEASLDGVSVVAAAPSPPLPHPAAKEVAGPAAAKPAAGTEPSNRRKRFRTDRHSKILTSQGLRDRRMRLSLGVARQFFRLQDMLGFDKASHTINWLLHQSKPAIDLLATCSALNNTNTQTLNSSGIFWTTQSSASSECEVVSSYSTPKAMPTTDVTPLFPPPSKPKGHSRFAVEASLDGRFTRESREKARVRARERTMEKKKTNSSEHHQF; the protein is encoded by the coding sequence ATGAAGATGCCGCCTTATCCTCTTCAATCCTCAACTCTAGATCCAGAGAAGTCCTTTTCTCCGAACCAGCAAGTTGTGTTCAGCACGTCCCCTTCCACTCTCAACCTCAGCCCCTACCCGTACCCCCACCcctactgcttctcctccatctcttctccttccttctctgATCTCTCGACCTCCAACTACGATTCCCTGCTCGAGGCCTCCCTTGACGGTGTGTCGGTGGTAGCAGCAGCGCCATCTCCGCCTCTTCCTCATCCAGCGGCCAAGGAGGTTGCCGGTCCTGCAGCTGCAAAACCGGCTGCAGGGACGGAACCTAGCAACCGGCGAAAGCGTTTCAGAACCGACCGACACAGCAAGATACTCACCTCCCAAGGCCTGAGGGACCGGCGGATGCGGCTCTCCCTCGGAGTCGCCCGCCAGTTCTTCCGTCTCCAGGACATGCTCGGCTTCGACAAGGCGAGCCACACCATTAATTGGCTGCTCCACCAGTCCAAGCCCGCCATCGATCTCCTCGCTACATGTTCTGCGCTCAACAATACAAACACCCAAACCCTCAACAGTAGTGGCATTTTCTGGACCACCCAGTCGTCTGCTTCATCCGAGTGCGAAGTAGTCTCCAGTTACTCCACCCCCAAGGCCATGCCAACCACTGACGTCACGCCACTGTTTCCTCCTCCGTCTAAACCCAAGGGACATTCTCGGTTTGCAGTGGAAGCTTCGCTTGATGGAAGATTCACGAGGGAGTCGAGAGAGAAAGCGAGAGTTAGGGCAAGGGAGAGAACGATGGAAAAGAAGAAGACTAACAGCTCCGAGCACCACCAGTTTTGA